A genomic window from Flavobacterium sp. I3-2 includes:
- a CDS encoding helix-turn-helix domain-containing protein, giving the protein MNDNFFFSIENCESEFYIYNFTSSQPKTVEHQHDKGQLLYAEGGVLHVFINQKHWYIPGRCFIWIPPNVPHYILSHSSHIKIFGLYMTIFETDDLLYKTENVYMVDDLLREMIWYTEKWMGCYGPEKAAEYYFLKAIKTNLPTMCKNVSSFPIQHPYPKDERLIKVGQFLRNNLEKRYTLEEVAKEFGLSSRTLSRLFKEDIGMSFVKFYRAIRISQALELMSENKLNVYEVAVKVGFISLSAFSNIFYRIMGIRPQEYINKLKKN; this is encoded by the coding sequence ATGAATGACAATTTCTTCTTTTCTATAGAAAACTGTGAATCAGAGTTTTATATTTACAACTTTACAAGTTCACAACCTAAAACAGTTGAACATCAACACGATAAAGGTCAGCTTTTATATGCAGAAGGCGGAGTACTTCATGTTTTCATAAATCAAAAACATTGGTATATTCCAGGACGATGTTTTATTTGGATTCCGCCAAACGTACCACATTACATACTTTCTCATTCTTCACACATCAAAATTTTTGGTTTGTACATGACGATTTTTGAAACAGATGATTTGCTTTATAAAACAGAAAATGTTTATATGGTTGATGATTTATTACGAGAAATGATTTGGTACACCGAAAAATGGATGGGTTGCTACGGACCTGAAAAAGCTGCCGAATATTATTTTTTGAAAGCGATTAAAACAAATTTACCAACAATGTGTAAAAATGTTTCATCTTTTCCGATTCAACATCCTTATCCAAAAGATGAACGATTGATAAAAGTGGGGCAATTTTTACGTAATAATTTAGAAAAACGATACACTTTAGAAGAAGTTGCGAAAGAATTTGGATTGAGTTCACGTACACTTTCCCGATTATTTAAAGAAGACATCGGGATGAGTTTTGTTAAATTTTATCGCGCAATACGCATATCGCAAGCTTTAGAATTGATGTCAGAAAATAAGTTGAATGTTTACGAAGTTGCCGTAAAAGTCGGATTTATTAGTCTTTCTGCTTTTAGTAATATTTTTTATCGAATCATGGGAATTCGTCCGCAAGAATATATCAATAAATTAAAGAAGAATTAA
- the rho gene encoding transcription termination factor Rho, which produces MFEISLLKDMKLTELQEIAKQVDIKKYRAMKKDVLITNIMQFQEAQIEKESKPEEISKPQQDVKSSENKPKRKRISTPEITENSESTEKIEETQKLEKTENLEKNVPVKPLKAKENKQISEVVTEETKQENTQENNVSEKVKKEVNAKSKPTNLNQNERNNKKDRNSNNQRTHSNPTKDTNNDSVSNPTETKEVEENVVTETEKPVHPNHQNNIKANQNNPNQKNKNNNNNRKPNFREADYEFDGIIESEGVLEMMPDGYGFLRSSDYGYFSSPDDIYLSQSQVRLFGLKTGDTVRGVVRPPKEGEKFFPLVRVTKINGHNPEEVRDRTSFEHLTPLFPNEKFNLADSNSTLSTRIIDLFAPIGKGQRGMIVAQPKTGKTMLLKDIANTIAANHPEVYLIVLLIDERPEEVTDMQRSVRGEVVASTFDEPAEKHVKLANIVLEKAKRLVECGHDVVILLDSITRLARAYNTVQPASGKVLSGGVDANALQKPKRFFGAARNIENGGSLSIIATALTETGSKMDEVIFEEFKGTGNMELQLDRKIANRRIFPAVDLTSSSTRRDDLLQDPETLNRMWIVRRHLADMNAVEATNLIYDKLKKSSSNEEFLKMMND; this is translated from the coding sequence ATGTTTGAGATCTCTTTATTAAAAGATATGAAGCTTACAGAGCTGCAAGAAATCGCAAAGCAAGTAGATATTAAAAAATATCGAGCTATGAAAAAAGATGTTCTTATTACGAACATTATGCAATTTCAAGAAGCTCAAATCGAAAAAGAAAGTAAGCCCGAAGAAATATCTAAACCTCAACAAGATGTTAAAAGTTCGGAAAATAAGCCTAAGCGAAAACGAATTTCTACACCTGAAATAACTGAAAATTCAGAATCTACTGAAAAAATAGAAGAAACACAAAAGTTAGAAAAAACTGAAAATCTAGAAAAAAATGTTCCTGTTAAACCTTTAAAAGCTAAGGAAAATAAACAAATTTCTGAAGTTGTAACGGAAGAAACGAAACAAGAAAATACACAGGAAAACAATGTTTCAGAAAAAGTTAAGAAAGAAGTAAATGCTAAGTCTAAGCCTACTAATCTTAACCAAAACGAAAGAAATAACAAAAAAGATAGAAATTCGAATAATCAACGAACGCATTCGAATCCTACAAAAGATACAAACAACGATTCGGTTTCAAATCCTACAGAAACTAAAGAAGTTGAAGAAAATGTTGTAACAGAAACTGAAAAACCAGTTCATCCTAATCATCAAAACAACATTAAAGCAAATCAAAATAATCCAAATCAAAAAAACAAAAACAACAATAATAATCGCAAACCTAATTTTAGGGAAGCCGATTATGAATTTGATGGAATTATCGAGAGTGAAGGTGTTTTAGAAATGATGCCTGATGGTTATGGTTTCTTACGTTCATCTGATTACGGATATTTTTCTTCTCCAGATGATATTTATTTATCACAATCTCAAGTACGTTTGTTTGGTTTAAAAACCGGTGATACCGTTCGTGGTGTTGTTCGTCCACCAAAAGAAGGCGAAAAGTTTTTTCCGCTAGTTCGAGTAACAAAAATAAACGGACACAATCCAGAAGAAGTACGTGACCGTACGTCATTTGAACATTTAACACCATTGTTTCCGAACGAAAAATTTAATTTAGCAGATTCTAATAGCACATTATCAACTCGAATTATCGACTTATTTGCACCGATTGGTAAAGGGCAACGCGGTATGATTGTAGCGCAACCTAAAACAGGTAAAACCATGTTGCTAAAAGATATTGCAAATACAATTGCTGCAAATCACCCAGAAGTTTATTTAATTGTTTTGTTAATTGATGAACGTCCAGAAGAAGTTACCGATATGCAACGCAGTGTTCGCGGAGAAGTTGTAGCTTCTACATTTGATGAACCTGCTGAAAAACACGTAAAACTTGCGAATATTGTTCTTGAAAAAGCAAAACGTTTGGTTGAATGCGGGCATGATGTTGTGATTCTTTTAGATTCGATTACACGTTTAGCTCGTGCGTATAATACTGTTCAGCCGGCTTCTGGTAAAGTATTATCGGGTGGGGTTGATGCAAATGCGTTACAAAAACCAAAACGTTTCTTTGGTGCGGCACGTAACATTGAAAACGGCGGTTCGTTGAGTATTATTGCAACAGCATTAACTGAAACGGGGTCTAAAATGGACGAGGTTATTTTTGAAGAATTTAAAGGAACCGGTAATATGGAACTTCAGTTAGATAGAAAAATTGCAAATCGTAGAATTTTCCCAGCAGTTGATTTAACTTCTTCAAGTACACGTAGAGATGACTTGCTACAAGACCCAGAAACTTTAAATAGAATGTGGATTGTTCGTAGACATTTAGCAGATATGAATGCTGTCGAAGCAACAAATTTAATTTATGATAAATTAAAGAAATCTTCAAGTAACGAAGAATTTTTGAAAATGATGAATGATTAA
- a CDS encoding HlyD family secretion protein, translating to MSNKNQSTRFNKIMLIIAWILIAGGVIGAISYLVFNSRYETTNDAQVDQYITPLSSRISGFIKEVNFEEYQKVKKGDTLIVIDAEEYAYAAEQAQSEVEASQSTEAVTENAVQSKASEIAIIQAQIEKANLEVWQTQQDYNRFKNLVVEKSATQQQFEKAEVAYKSALSQKHTLESRLKVINANINEAKAKVLPAKSTTKSKKASAKFADLMVRYSYIVAPFDGVVGKKNIQPGQYIKVGQSLVNVVSDEKWVTANFRETQISNIEIGADVYFTADAYPGKEFTGKIIAFSPASGSKFSLLPQNNATGNFIKIEQRIPTKIILNPNQETEKLAAGMNVMIHVKK from the coding sequence ATGTCTAATAAAAATCAATCTACTCGTTTCAATAAAATTATGCTTATTATAGCTTGGATTTTAATAGCAGGTGGTGTAATCGGTGCGATTTCGTATTTAGTTTTCAACAGTCGATACGAAACTACAAATGATGCCCAAGTAGACCAATATATTACACCTTTATCAAGTAGAATCTCAGGATTTATTAAAGAGGTAAACTTTGAAGAATATCAAAAAGTTAAAAAAGGAGATACTTTAATTGTTATTGATGCCGAAGAATATGCTTATGCTGCGGAACAAGCGCAATCTGAAGTTGAAGCTTCTCAATCTACAGAAGCTGTTACAGAAAATGCAGTGCAGTCTAAAGCTTCAGAAATTGCTATAATTCAAGCGCAAATCGAAAAAGCAAATTTAGAAGTTTGGCAAACACAACAAGATTATAATCGTTTTAAAAACTTAGTCGTAGAAAAATCTGCAACTCAACAACAATTTGAAAAAGCAGAAGTTGCTTACAAATCAGCTTTAAGCCAAAAACATACTTTAGAAAGTCGGCTTAAAGTCATAAATGCAAATATTAACGAAGCAAAGGCAAAAGTTTTACCAGCAAAAAGTACAACAAAATCTAAAAAGGCTTCAGCAAAATTTGCCGATTTAATGGTTCGCTATTCTTATATCGTTGCACCGTTTGATGGAGTAGTGGGGAAAAAGAATATTCAACCAGGACAATATATTAAAGTAGGACAATCGCTTGTAAATGTGGTTAGCGATGAAAAATGGGTAACTGCTAATTTTAGAGAAACTCAGATTTCAAATATCGAAATAGGTGCTGATGTATATTTTACAGCTGATGCTTATCCAGGAAAAGAATTTACTGGGAAAATAATAGCTTTTTCTCCAGCAAGTGGAAGTAAATTTTCATTGTTACCTCAAAATAATGCAACAGGAAATTTTATCAAAATAGAACAACGTATTCCGACAAAAATTATACTTAATCCAAATCAAGAAACTGAGAAATTGGCTGCAGGAATGAATGTTATGATACACGTTAAAAAATAA
- a CDS encoding TolC family protein, translating into MFRIFLLGFMLCAEVVFSQNTDFPSGALKLKDAITIGVNQNKKIQYNKVNNKISKSREKIAFNEQLPEFEAHYMYNRMSRLRQYQNGGFEGGPTKYFLKRSLYELDGGGVLPLYKGGKLQTEKKIAAVETDISELAIEKSEKQVKMELISDYFQIYNLLEHLKVIQDHINEDNVLLKHITNLEKNGVVTYNEILRSELQLKQDSLEFITIHNDIKIAKEQVKYHLSAPEDYQIQIDTTGLTFGMNEVFDLKTIIKLAHHENEDLKIGAKEIDVKQLEIKGQKANFFPTINLVGNAKLSYPNYMFFPPENFAYTIGFIGIDIKWNLSNIYTNREKVKLQRLKLEAQYLEHQELEEKVNFEVKRAYSKYNEAQDKIEVYKKAVLQAEENFRIVKSKYLNQLCLITELIDADNTLLETQSQLITSKIDKQLKYYQLKYIIGTL; encoded by the coding sequence ATGTTCAGAATTTTTTTACTCGGTTTTATGCTTTGTGCTGAAGTGGTTTTTTCTCAAAATACCGATTTCCCTTCCGGTGCTTTAAAACTTAAAGATGCAATAACAATCGGTGTTAATCAAAATAAAAAAATACAATATAATAAAGTTAATAATAAGATTTCTAAAAGTAGAGAAAAAATTGCTTTTAATGAGCAACTTCCAGAATTTGAAGCACATTATATGTACAATCGAATGTCGCGTTTACGCCAATATCAAAATGGTGGATTTGAAGGTGGACCTACAAAATATTTCTTAAAACGATCTTTATATGAATTAGATGGTGGTGGAGTTTTACCTTTATATAAAGGAGGGAAATTACAAACCGAAAAAAAAATCGCTGCTGTTGAAACTGATATTTCTGAACTTGCTATTGAAAAAAGTGAGAAACAGGTTAAAATGGAATTAATATCAGATTATTTTCAAATTTATAATTTATTAGAGCATCTAAAAGTCATTCAAGACCATATTAATGAAGATAATGTTTTACTTAAACACATTACTAATTTAGAAAAAAATGGTGTGGTAACTTATAATGAAATATTACGGTCAGAATTACAATTAAAGCAAGATAGTTTAGAATTTATTACTATCCATAACGATATAAAAATTGCTAAAGAACAAGTGAAATATCATTTGTCTGCACCTGAAGATTATCAAATTCAGATTGATACTACTGGCTTAACTTTTGGAATGAACGAAGTTTTTGACCTAAAAACAATTATCAAGTTAGCGCATCATGAAAATGAGGATTTGAAAATTGGAGCAAAAGAAATTGATGTAAAGCAATTAGAAATTAAAGGTCAAAAAGCAAATTTCTTTCCTACCATTAATTTAGTTGGAAATGCAAAACTGAGTTATCCCAATTATATGTTTTTTCCACCAGAAAATTTTGCTTATACCATTGGTTTTATCGGAATAGATATCAAATGGAATTTAAGTAACATTTATACCAACAGAGAAAAAGTTAAATTACAACGTTTAAAATTAGAAGCTCAGTATTTAGAGCATCAAGAGCTTGAAGAAAAAGTGAATTTTGAAGTGAAGCGAGCTTACTCAAAATACAACGAAGCACAAGATAAAATTGAAGTTTACAAAAAAGCAGTGCTTCAGGCCGAAGAGAATTTTAGAATTGTAAAAAGTAAATATTTAAATCAACTTTGTTTGATTACCGAATTGATTGATGCTGATAATACCTTACTTGAAACACAATCACAATTAATTACTTCTAAAATTGATAAACAACTTAAATATTATCAATTGAAATACATAATAGGAACATTATAA
- the purL gene encoding phosphoribosylformylglycinamidine synthase — MIHFFVNQKGTVYSVQIEKDLTTEDITKLNWLFGNASKIEQTTLEDFYVGPRAAMITPWSTNAVEITQNMGIEGIIRIEEFEKVSSDFIDFDPMISQKFAALTQEMFTIAINVEPILEIEDIEAYNQQEGLALSSEEVEYLNNLATKLGRKLTDSEVFAFSQANSEHCRHKIFNGTFVIDGVEQPTSLFKLIKKTSETNPNGIVSAYKDNVAFVKGPKATQFAPISADKPDFYAEKEFESVISLKAETHNFPTTVEPFSGAATGAGGEIRDRLAGGQGSLPLAGTAIYMTSYSRLNEERPWEKAMNERDWLYQTPMDILIKASNGASDFGNKFGQPLIVGSVLTFEHEEDARKIGYDKVIMQAGGIGYGKLDQAIKHKPEVGDKIVILGGENYRIGMGGAAVSSADTGAFGSGIELNAIQRSNPEMQKRAANAVRGLVESDNNPIVSIHDHGAGGHLNCLSELVEETGGLIDLDALPVGDPTLSAKEIIGNESQERMGLVIGEKDIETLQKIADRERAPMYTVGDVTGDHRFTFESKTTGEKPMDYALEDFFGSSPKTVMTDKKIDRNYAGLTYSTENIPTYLNQMLQLEAVASKDWLTNKVDRCVGGRVAKQQCVGPLQLPLNNVGVMALDFKSTEGIATTVGHAPIAALVDPIAGSRNAIAEALSNLVFAPINNGLAGVSLSANWMWACNNEGEDARLYEAVKGCSDFAIELGINIPTGKDSLSMKQKYPNGENVIAPGTVIISAAGNCTDINKVVEPVLNKNAGSIYYINLSQDTFKLGGSSFAQILNKIGNEVPTIKDGAYFKKTFNTIQEAINTNLVEAGHDIGSGGLVTTLLEMTFADVNLGANYDLSALNEADTVKALFNENIAVVLQAKEDAAFEKAFAEAGIEAVKIGTAVAGNEVTFKNNNDVFTFNVTETRDTWFKTSFLLDQKQSKNGMAQERYNNYKNQPLNFTFPTHFTGVKPVHNGARPKAAIIREKGSNSEREMANAMYLAGFDVKDVHMTDLISGRETLEDIQFIGAVGGFSNSDVLGSAKGWAGAFLYNEKAKAALENFYKRPDTMSVGICNGCQLLMELELINPEHDVHGKMIHNTSGKHESNFVSVKVQENNSIMLSTLAGSTLGVWISHGEGKFNLPKDEAAYNIVAKYAYEQYPANPNGSDYNTAMMCDVTGRHLVTMPHIERSTFQWNWANYPNGRKDEVTPWLEAFVNARKWCEANKK; from the coding sequence ATGATTCATTTCTTCGTGAACCAAAAGGGCACTGTTTACAGTGTTCAAATCGAAAAAGATTTAACTACAGAAGATATTACTAAATTAAATTGGCTTTTTGGTAATGCTTCAAAAATTGAACAAACTACTTTAGAAGATTTTTACGTTGGCCCACGCGCGGCAATGATCACACCTTGGAGTACCAATGCGGTTGAAATTACGCAAAACATGGGAATTGAAGGAATTATTCGTATTGAAGAATTCGAAAAAGTTTCTTCTGATTTCATTGATTTTGATCCTATGATTTCTCAAAAGTTTGCTGCATTAACTCAAGAAATGTTTACCATTGCAATCAATGTAGAACCAATTTTAGAGATTGAAGATATTGAAGCTTACAACCAACAAGAAGGATTAGCTTTAAGTTCAGAAGAAGTTGAGTACTTAAATAACTTAGCAACAAAATTAGGTCGTAAATTAACAGATTCAGAAGTTTTTGCTTTCTCACAAGCAAACTCAGAACACTGCCGTCATAAAATCTTTAACGGAACTTTCGTTATCGATGGCGTTGAACAACCTACATCCTTATTTAAATTAATCAAGAAAACATCAGAAACAAATCCAAACGGAATTGTATCTGCATATAAAGATAACGTTGCTTTTGTAAAAGGACCAAAAGCAACACAATTTGCACCGATTTCTGCTGACAAACCAGATTTTTATGCTGAAAAAGAATTTGAATCGGTTATTTCATTAAAAGCAGAAACGCACAACTTCCCTACTACTGTTGAACCATTTTCTGGTGCTGCAACAGGTGCTGGAGGAGAAATTCGTGACCGTTTAGCTGGAGGTCAAGGTTCTTTACCTTTAGCAGGAACTGCGATTTACATGACGTCTTATTCGCGTTTAAACGAAGAACGCCCATGGGAAAAAGCCATGAATGAAAGAGATTGGTTATACCAAACGCCAATGGATATTTTAATCAAAGCATCTAACGGAGCTTCAGATTTTGGAAACAAATTTGGTCAACCGTTAATTGTTGGATCGGTATTAACTTTTGAACATGAAGAAGATGCTCGCAAAATTGGTTACGATAAAGTAATTATGCAAGCAGGTGGAATCGGATACGGAAAATTAGATCAAGCGATAAAACACAAACCAGAAGTTGGTGATAAAATTGTGATTTTAGGTGGTGAAAACTACCGTATTGGTATGGGTGGAGCTGCGGTTTCGTCTGCCGATACTGGAGCTTTTGGATCTGGAATTGAGTTAAACGCAATTCAACGTTCTAACCCTGAAATGCAAAAACGTGCGGCTAATGCGGTTCGTGGTTTAGTGGAATCTGACAACAACCCAATCGTGTCTATTCACGATCACGGTGCGGGTGGACACTTAAACTGTTTATCTGAATTGGTTGAAGAAACAGGTGGTTTAATTGATTTAGACGCTTTACCTGTTGGAGATCCAACGTTATCTGCAAAAGAAATTATTGGTAACGAATCTCAAGAACGTATGGGATTAGTTATTGGAGAAAAAGATATTGAAACGTTACAAAAAATTGCTGATCGTGAACGTGCACCAATGTACACTGTTGGAGACGTAACAGGTGATCACCGTTTTACTTTCGAATCTAAAACTACAGGTGAAAAACCAATGGATTACGCTTTAGAAGACTTCTTCGGATCGTCTCCTAAAACGGTAATGACAGATAAAAAAATTGATAGAAATTACGCTGGATTAACGTACAGCACAGAAAATATTCCTACATATTTAAACCAAATGTTACAATTAGAGGCAGTTGCATCTAAAGATTGGTTAACAAATAAAGTAGACCGTTGTGTGGGCGGACGCGTTGCAAAACAACAATGTGTTGGTCCTTTACAATTACCTTTAAACAATGTGGGTGTAATGGCTTTAGATTTTAAATCTACCGAAGGTATTGCAACTACAGTTGGACACGCTCCTATTGCAGCTTTAGTTGATCCGATTGCGGGATCTCGTAACGCAATTGCTGAAGCTTTATCAAACCTTGTTTTTGCTCCAATCAACAACGGTTTAGCTGGTGTTTCTTTATCAGCAAACTGGATGTGGGCTTGTAACAACGAAGGTGAAGATGCGCGTTTATACGAAGCGGTTAAAGGATGTTCTGACTTTGCAATTGAATTAGGAATCAATATTCCAACAGGAAAAGATTCGCTTTCAATGAAACAAAAGTATCCAAACGGTGAAAACGTAATCGCTCCTGGAACGGTTATTATTTCGGCAGCAGGAAACTGTACAGATATTAATAAAGTAGTTGAACCGGTTTTAAATAAAAATGCTGGCTCTATTTACTACATCAATTTATCTCAAGATACATTTAAATTAGGCGGATCATCTTTCGCTCAAATTTTAAATAAAATTGGAAACGAAGTTCCTACCATTAAAGACGGAGCTTACTTTAAAAAGACTTTCAATACCATTCAAGAAGCTATCAATACTAATTTAGTTGAGGCAGGTCACGATATCGGATCAGGTGGTTTAGTTACTACTTTATTAGAAATGACTTTTGCAGATGTTAATTTAGGTGCAAACTATGATTTATCTGCATTAAACGAGGCGGATACGGTTAAAGCTTTATTTAACGAAAATATTGCAGTTGTTTTACAAGCTAAAGAAGATGCCGCTTTTGAAAAAGCTTTTGCTGAAGCCGGAATTGAAGCTGTAAAAATTGGTACTGCTGTTGCTGGTAACGAAGTTACATTTAAAAACAACAACGATGTATTTACATTTAATGTAACTGAAACACGTGATACGTGGTTTAAAACGTCTTTCTTATTAGATCAAAAACAATCTAAAAACGGAATGGCGCAAGAACGTTACAACAACTATAAAAATCAGCCGTTAAACTTTACATTCCCTACTCACTTTACAGGTGTTAAACCAGTTCACAACGGAGCAAGACCAAAAGCAGCGATTATTCGTGAAAAAGGTTCGAACTCAGAGCGTGAAATGGCAAATGCAATGTATTTAGCTGGATTTGATGTTAAAGATGTGCACATGACCGATTTAATTTCTGGAAGAGAAACGTTAGAAGATATTCAGTTTATTGGAGCAGTTGGAGGATTCTCTAACTCAGACGTTTTAGGATCTGCTAAAGGTTGGGCTGGAGCTTTCTTATATAACGAAAAAGCAAAAGCTGCTTTAGAAAACTTCTACAAACGTCCGGATACCATGTCTGTTGGAATTTGTAACGGATGTCAGTTATTAATGGAGTTAGAATTAATCAACCCAGAGCATGATGTTCACGGAAAAATGATTCACAATACTTCTGGTAAACACGAATCGAACTTTGTATCTGTGAAAGTTCAAGAAAACAACTCGATCATGTTATCTACATTAGCAGGATCTACTTTAGGAGTTTGGATTTCTCACGGAGAAGGAAAATTCAACTTACCAAAAGACGAAGCTGCTTATAACATTGTTGCTAAATATGCTTACGAGCAATATCCTGCTAATCCAAACGGATCGGATTATAACACTGCCATGATGTGTGATGTAACTGGTCGCCATTTAGTAACAATGCCACACATTGAGCGTTCTACTTTCCAATGGAATTGGGCAAATTATCCAAACGGTCGTAAAGACGAAGTTACGCCTTGGTTAGAAGCTTTTGTTAACGCACGTAAATGGTGTGAAGCAAATAAAAAATAA
- a CDS encoding LETM1-related biofilm-associated protein — MNPSKSNWITKYFSETASSFQNEVDEIELYKKIRKSGFIYGYTTSVPFEEIPQEKWTNEEMTKIVLIHSLYKTFVSTTQSSDVDLFFKKIKAFYDVISTYKANLFFSYILPTSNGIKQSLEKIIDQRVQNASNIVEKSFSHSLTNALLFIDIVSFKRYLHNETEVLAFFKHLEETLLNLVYLAYNEKSVKTKYDEIIQRIFENSLRFSAKNLANKTFNEIDFNVFITYFGRNYILDITNMVMWRDKILEENELEFLKQVGKKLNLTDENIKESSCAIKHFIEINKHEIPYFQFAHPVKKFYKHTSASISLLLERNKNILSKELKNNKDLVYLLAKSTHKNLDEKERKRIKKQLIELCKTIPSLTIFVLPGGSLLLPILIKLIPQILPSAFNENLDE; from the coding sequence ATGAATCCTTCCAAGAGCAATTGGATAACCAAATATTTTTCTGAAACTGCATCATCTTTTCAAAACGAAGTAGATGAAATTGAATTGTACAAAAAAATCAGAAAATCAGGTTTCATTTATGGTTATACAACTTCGGTTCCGTTTGAAGAAATTCCACAAGAAAAATGGACCAACGAAGAAATGACCAAAATAGTTTTGATACATAGTTTATACAAAACCTTTGTTTCAACAACTCAATCATCAGATGTTGATTTATTCTTTAAAAAAATTAAAGCTTTTTACGATGTCATTTCAACATATAAAGCCAATTTATTTTTTTCTTACATTCTACCTACTTCAAACGGAATCAAACAATCGTTAGAAAAGATTATTGACCAACGTGTTCAAAATGCATCAAACATTGTAGAAAAGTCTTTTTCACATAGTTTAACCAATGCGTTACTTTTTATTGATATTGTAAGTTTTAAGCGTTATTTACATAATGAAACCGAGGTTCTAGCTTTTTTCAAACATTTAGAAGAAACATTATTGAATTTGGTTTACTTGGCTTATAACGAAAAATCTGTCAAAACCAAGTATGATGAAATCATTCAACGAATATTTGAAAATTCGCTACGTTTTTCAGCCAAGAATTTAGCTAATAAAACTTTTAATGAGATTGATTTTAATGTATTCATTACTTATTTTGGCAGAAATTATATTTTAGACATAACTAATATGGTGATGTGGCGCGATAAAATTTTAGAAGAAAACGAGCTTGAATTTCTAAAACAAGTCGGTAAAAAATTAAATCTTACAGATGAAAACATCAAGGAAAGTAGTTGTGCAATCAAACATTTTATTGAAATAAACAAACACGAAATTCCGTATTTTCAGTTTGCTCATCCAGTAAAAAAATTCTATAAACATACGTCTGCTTCTATATCTTTATTATTAGAACGAAATAAAAACATCTTAAGTAAAGAATTGAAAAACAATAAAGATTTGGTTTATTTATTAGCTAAATCGACGCACAAAAATTTAGATGAAAAAGAACGAAAACGCATCAAAAAACAATTGATTGAATTGTGTAAAACCATTCCGTCATTAACCATTTTTGTTTTACCTGGCGGAAGTTTATTGTTACCCATATTAATAAAATTAATTCCGCAAATTTTACCTTCAGCTTTTAATGAAAATTTAGACGAATAA
- a CDS encoding KTSC domain-containing protein, with protein sequence MKRVIEYRKLIGVDKDVTLKELKNIYRNTMKDAHPDKFVDNEAGRIEAEEKSKAVIEAYHFLVSINSETHEKNKDAYAETIATSNILDFQFEKQVLIIEHLNGEKYEYIGVPRNTYIKLVNADSYNRFAKRHIYGNFIFRKAGKATEE encoded by the coding sequence ATGAAAAGAGTTATTGAATACAGAAAACTTATTGGAGTTGACAAAGACGTTACTTTAAAAGAGTTGAAAAACATTTACAGAAACACCATGAAGGATGCACATCCTGATAAATTTGTTGACAACGAAGCTGGAAGAATTGAAGCCGAAGAAAAAAGTAAAGCTGTAATCGAAGCTTATCATTTTTTGGTAAGTATCAATAGCGAAACACACGAAAAAAATAAGGATGCTTACGCTGAAACCATTGCTACTTCTAATATTTTAGATTTTCAGTTTGAAAAACAAGTCTTAATCATCGAACATTTAAACGGTGAAAAATACGAATATATTGGAGTTCCAAGAAACACGTATATTAAATTAGTTAACGCAGATTCGTACAATCGTTTTGCTAAAAGACATATTTATGGGAATTTTATTTTCCGTAAAGCTGGAAAAGCAACAGAAGAATAA
- a CDS encoding DUF4293 domain-containing protein has protein sequence MIQRIQSIYLFLAFVVSGILSLVFPIWKNAQGADFYAGQNTMYVIGFGLSAALSVISLLGYKKRQTQFVYNRLNMILNFILLGLFVYQSLNLSGEASVSEKGIGMFLPVVSIILLALANKAIKKDEDLVKSADRIR, from the coding sequence ATGATTCAAAGAATACAATCCATTTATCTATTTTTAGCATTTGTTGTTTCAGGAATTTTATCTTTAGTTTTTCCTATTTGGAAAAATGCTCAAGGTGCTGATTTTTATGCGGGACAAAACACAATGTATGTAATTGGTTTTGGATTAAGTGCTGCATTAAGTGTTATTTCATTATTAGGATATAAAAAAAGACAAACGCAATTTGTTTATAACAGATTGAATATGATATTGAACTTTATATTACTAGGATTATTTGTGTATCAATCTCTAAATTTATCTGGAGAAGCTTCGGTTTCTGAGAAAGGTATTGGGATGTTTCTTCCTGTTGTTTCTATCATTTTATTAGCACTAGCTAATAAAGCCATCAAAAAGGACGAAGATCTTGTAAAATCTGCAGATCGTATACGATAA